Proteins co-encoded in one Rhizobium sp. NZLR1 genomic window:
- a CDS encoding NAD(P)H-binding protein has product MKITVVGASGLIGTRLSDSLRRSGHEVTAASLSLGVDTVTGKGLDAAIAGNDVIVDVTNAASFGDSTALDFFKASTKNLLAAAADAGVGHYLALSVVGTPRLVESDYFHAKMVQENLIRASNRPYTILRSTQFYEFISGLIDIGAQGDVFRLPPALIRPVAAADVAAFLAELTVATPLGGIVEIGGPEQFGIDELARIYLAANEDERQVITDPSTSYFGVELTDDALLPDAAARLAAETLSAWLYQSMAD; this is encoded by the coding sequence ATGAAAATTACCGTGGTGGGAGCAAGCGGTCTCATCGGAACGCGGCTCAGCGATAGCCTGCGCCGGTCCGGCCACGAGGTCACGGCCGCATCGTTGTCGCTTGGCGTCGATACGGTTACCGGTAAAGGTCTCGACGCAGCTATAGCAGGAAACGACGTCATCGTGGATGTGACCAATGCCGCATCCTTCGGCGACAGCACGGCACTGGATTTCTTCAAGGCGTCGACGAAGAATTTGCTCGCGGCTGCGGCGGACGCCGGCGTCGGGCATTATCTCGCGCTCTCCGTCGTCGGCACGCCTCGGCTCGTGGAAAGCGACTATTTTCACGCGAAAATGGTGCAGGAAAACCTTATCCGAGCTTCCAATCGCCCCTATACGATCCTCCGCTCCACGCAGTTTTACGAGTTCATAAGCGGATTGATCGACATCGGTGCGCAAGGCGATGTCTTCCGACTGCCCCCAGCCTTGATCAGGCCGGTCGCAGCCGCGGACGTCGCCGCCTTTCTGGCCGAATTGACCGTCGCAACGCCTTTGGGCGGTATTGTCGAAATCGGCGGCCCAGAACAGTTCGGCATCGATGAACTCGCCCGGATCTATCTGGCCGCGAACGAAGACGAACGGCAGGTGATAACGGATCCGTCCACGTCTTATTTCGGTGTCGAATTGACCGACGACGCGCTGCTTCCAGACGCAGCCGCGCGGCTGGCGGCCGAGACGCTCTCCGCCTGGCTTTACCAATCGATGGCGGATTAG
- a CDS encoding alpha/beta hydrolase produces MLKMFVVAAAITAFGLSNAQAAEKPTVVLVHGAFADASSWNGVITRLEKDGYPVVAVANPLRSVTSDGDYVRKVVAGLKTDVVLVGHSYGGAVINEAAAHSANVKSLVFVAAFAPDVGETALALSGKFPGSTLAPTLAEPVLLDGGVKDLYIKQGEFHDQFAADVSKAEGKLMAATQRPITDKALGEASTSASWKNIPSWFVYGDADKNIPPAALGWMAERAGSKETVVVKGASHVVMVSHPDKVAKVIEDAASNK; encoded by the coding sequence ATGTTGAAGATGTTTGTCGTCGCCGCCGCAATCACCGCCTTTGGCCTTTCCAATGCCCAAGCAGCCGAAAAACCGACGGTTGTACTTGTTCATGGCGCATTTGCCGATGCCTCCAGTTGGAATGGCGTGATCACACGTCTGGAAAAGGATGGATATCCGGTGGTGGCGGTCGCTAATCCGCTTCGAAGCGTCACGTCCGATGGCGATTATGTGCGCAAAGTGGTCGCCGGATTGAAGACGGATGTTGTTCTCGTCGGTCACTCCTACGGTGGCGCAGTCATCAACGAGGCAGCAGCACACAGCGCGAACGTTAAATCGCTGGTCTTCGTCGCGGCCTTCGCGCCCGATGTTGGAGAAACGGCGCTCGCGCTTTCAGGTAAGTTTCCAGGAAGCACGCTCGCACCCACCCTTGCCGAACCGGTTCTGTTGGATGGTGGAGTAAAGGATCTGTACATCAAGCAGGGCGAGTTTCACGATCAATTCGCCGCAGATGTATCTAAGGCGGAGGGCAAGCTGATGGCCGCAACGCAGCGTCCGATCACGGATAAGGCTCTTGGCGAGGCTTCAACTTCGGCGAGCTGGAAGAATATCCCTTCCTGGTTCGTTTACGGCGATGCGGATAAAAACATACCGCCGGCAGCGCTTGGATGGATGGCGGAAAGAGCGGGCTCGAAAGAGACGGTTGTGGTTAAAGGTGCGTCCCACGTCGTAATGGTCTCTCATCCCGATAAAGTTGCGAAGGTCATCGAAGACGCTGCGTCCAACAAATAA